One genomic region from Bacteroidota bacterium encodes:
- a CDS encoding gamma-glutamyl-gamma-aminobutyrate hydrolase family protein (Members of this family of hydrolases with an active site Cys residue belong to MEROPS family C26.), with product MIFIIDFGSSKTPLIKECVEQCEFNATVVKWDKCSEEAFVSARALILSGAPALLTKVDTSTYTTKFSFLHTLNIPILGICFGHQLIGLLNGATVFLGNENREKVNLTVIKNDFIFTDIETLRFQEDHTEGITLPTNFDLLASSSDYPVEAMKHKEKNMYGVQFHPEASGNNGMKLLHNFLQLSALK from the coding sequence ATGATTTTTATTATTGATTTTGGTAGTTCTAAAACACCTTTAATAAAGGAGTGTGTAGAGCAATGTGAATTTAATGCAACTGTTGTAAAATGGGACAAGTGCTCTGAAGAAGCTTTTGTATCAGCACGAGCCCTTATTTTAAGCGGAGCGCCTGCTTTGTTAACAAAAGTTGACACAAGTACTTACACAACTAAATTTTCTTTTTTACATACACTCAACATTCCAATCCTGGGTATTTGTTTCGGGCATCAATTAATAGGGTTATTAAATGGAGCAACAGTTTTTCTAGGTAATGAAAACAGGGAAAAAGTAAATCTTACCGTAATAAAGAATGATTTTATTTTTACAGATATTGAAACGCTGCGTTTTCAAGAAGACCACACCGAGGGCATTACACTCCCTACAAATTTTGATTTGCTTGCTTCTTCTTCTGATTATCCGGTAGAGGCCATGAAGCACAAAGAAAAAAATATGTATGGAGTGCAGTTTCACCCAGAAGCTTCAGGAAACAACGGAATGAAACTGCTCCACAATTTTTTACAGCTAAGCGCCCTTAAATAG